In Streptomyces longhuiensis, the following proteins share a genomic window:
- a CDS encoding cytidine deaminase, whose protein sequence is MTESNDLTAEDRKIVTLARSARARNGVPEGAAVRDETGRTYVAGTVALDSLKLSALRTAVAMAVASGAQSLEAAAVVSDGPEADAQDLAAVRDLGGAGTPVFLAGPDGVVHGAVAAG, encoded by the coding sequence ATGACTGAGAGCAACGACCTCACCGCCGAGGACCGCAAGATCGTCACGCTGGCGCGCAGCGCCCGCGCCCGCAACGGTGTGCCCGAGGGGGCCGCCGTACGGGACGAGACGGGGCGCACGTACGTGGCGGGCACCGTCGCGCTGGACTCCCTGAAGCTCTCCGCGCTGCGGACCGCCGTCGCGATGGCCGTGGCGTCGGGGGCGCAGTCGCTGGAGGCCGCCGCCGTCGTCTCCGACGGTCCGGAGGCCGACGCGCAGGACCTGGCGGCAGTACGGGATCTCGGAGGCGCGGGTACACCGGTGTTCCTCGCGGGGCCCGACGGCGTGGTGCACGGGGCCGTCGCCGCAGGCTGA
- a CDS encoding carbohydrate kinase family protein: MNSIDPAHVDPLARLRTPADPACDVYLTGTVFLDIIFTGLDSAPVRGTESWARGMGSSPGGVANMATALARLGLRTSLAAAFGDDHYGEYCWDSLEQGEGIDLTSSRTVAGWHSPVTVSMAYEGERTMVSHGHEPPPEEPAPQCPPQARAAVASLAPGTSEPWIATAADRGTRIFGDVGWDDTGRWDLSSLDDLSRCEAFLPNAEEAMRYTRTSCPRAAAHALAEHVPMAVVTLGAEGAYAVDAGSGETASVPAIEVAALDPTGAGDVFVAGFVTGTLAGWPLADRLAFAGLTAALSVQEFGGSLSAPGWSEIAAWWRHVQAYDDQEPAALRRYAFLEALLPEAGRPWPLRRAVPTIGFGRSV; the protein is encoded by the coding sequence GTGAACTCCATCGACCCGGCGCATGTGGATCCGCTCGCCCGGCTGCGCACCCCCGCCGATCCGGCCTGCGACGTCTATCTGACGGGGACCGTCTTCCTCGACATCATCTTCACGGGGCTGGACAGCGCCCCCGTGCGGGGGACCGAGTCCTGGGCGCGCGGCATGGGGTCCAGCCCCGGCGGTGTCGCCAACATGGCCACCGCCCTGGCGCGGCTCGGACTGCGGACGTCGCTGGCAGCCGCCTTCGGGGACGACCACTACGGCGAGTACTGCTGGGACAGCCTGGAGCAGGGTGAGGGCATCGACCTGACGTCGTCGCGGACCGTCGCCGGCTGGCACTCGCCCGTCACCGTCTCCATGGCGTACGAGGGCGAGCGGACCATGGTCAGCCACGGTCACGAGCCGCCGCCGGAGGAGCCCGCCCCCCAGTGCCCGCCGCAGGCACGCGCCGCCGTCGCGTCGCTGGCCCCCGGGACGAGCGAGCCCTGGATCGCCACGGCCGCGGACCGCGGGACGCGGATCTTCGGTGACGTGGGATGGGACGACACGGGCCGCTGGGACCTGAGCTCCCTCGACGACCTGTCGCGCTGCGAGGCCTTCCTGCCGAACGCCGAGGAAGCCATGCGCTACACCCGTACGTCCTGCCCCCGGGCCGCCGCGCACGCACTGGCCGAACACGTGCCGATGGCCGTGGTCACCCTGGGTGCCGAGGGCGCCTACGCCGTGGACGCGGGCAGCGGGGAGACCGCCTCCGTGCCCGCCATCGAGGTCGCCGCCCTGGACCCCACCGGGGCCGGTGACGTGTTCGTCGCCGGGTTCGTGACCGGGACGCTCGCGGGGTGGCCGCTGGCCGACCGGCTCGCCTTCGCCGGACTGACCGCCGCCCTGTCCGTGCAGGAGTTCGGCGGATCACTGTCCGCGCCCGGCTGGTCGGAAATAGCTGCCTGGTGGCGGCATGTGCAGGCCTACGACGACCAGGAGCCCGCCGCCCTGCGCCGGTACGCCTTCCTGGAGGCGCTGCTGCCCGAGGCCGGCCGGCCGTGGCCCCTGAGGCGTGCGGTGCCGACGATCGGCTTCGGGCGGTCCGTGTAG
- a CDS encoding ammonium transporter, translating to MQTENAPLAAATGLDTGDTAWLLAATALVLLMTPGLALFYGGMVRTKSVLNMLLMSFVSIALVTVVWLVAGYSLAFGDDAFAGLIGGLEHAGMAGITPHSLTGTVPTFLFSTFQLTFAFLTAALISGAVADRTKFAAWLVFVPVWTLLVYVPVAHWVWGPGGWISQSLGGLDFAGGLVVEIASGASGLALCLILGPRLGFKKEAMRPHNLPMVMTGAGLLWFGWLGFNGGSALAANGLAAASVLNTLIAGCTGLLGWLFVEHKRDGHPTTFGAASGAVAGLVAITPACGVVGVLGACVVGLVAGVVCSYAVAWKFRFDYDDSLDVVGVHFVGGVVGTLLIGLFATATMTGGKEGLVYGGGFGQLGRQAVAVLTVAAYTFLVTYGIGKAIDRAMGFRASADEELTGLDQTVHAETAYDHGVHAGHTAPHTAHSAPPKEPSA from the coding sequence GTGCAGACCGAGAACGCGCCGCTGGCCGCCGCCACCGGCCTCGACACCGGCGACACCGCGTGGTTGCTGGCCGCGACCGCGCTCGTCCTCCTGATGACGCCCGGCCTGGCCCTCTTCTACGGCGGCATGGTCCGCACGAAGAGCGTCCTGAACATGCTGCTGATGTCGTTCGTGTCGATCGCGCTGGTCACCGTCGTCTGGCTGGTCGCCGGCTACTCGCTCGCGTTCGGCGACGACGCGTTCGCGGGCCTCATCGGCGGTCTGGAGCACGCGGGCATGGCGGGCATCACCCCGCACAGCCTGACCGGCACGGTCCCCACGTTCCTGTTCTCCACCTTCCAGCTCACCTTCGCGTTCCTGACGGCCGCGCTGATCAGCGGCGCGGTCGCGGACCGCACGAAGTTCGCGGCCTGGCTGGTGTTCGTGCCGGTGTGGACACTGCTCGTATACGTTCCCGTGGCGCACTGGGTGTGGGGCCCCGGCGGCTGGATCTCGCAGTCGCTCGGCGGGCTCGACTTCGCGGGCGGACTCGTCGTGGAGATCGCCTCGGGCGCGTCCGGTCTGGCCCTGTGCCTGATCCTGGGCCCGCGTCTCGGCTTCAAGAAGGAAGCGATGCGCCCGCACAACCTGCCGATGGTGATGACGGGCGCGGGGCTGCTCTGGTTCGGCTGGCTCGGCTTCAACGGCGGCTCGGCCCTCGCCGCGAACGGCCTGGCGGCCGCGTCCGTCCTCAACACGCTGATCGCGGGCTGCACCGGCCTGCTCGGCTGGCTCTTCGTGGAGCACAAGCGCGACGGTCACCCCACGACGTTCGGCGCGGCGTCCGGTGCCGTCGCCGGCCTGGTCGCGATCACCCCGGCGTGCGGCGTGGTCGGCGTGCTGGGCGCCTGCGTGGTCGGTCTGGTGGCGGGCGTCGTCTGCTCGTACGCCGTCGCGTGGAAGTTCCGCTTCGACTACGACGACTCGCTGGACGTCGTCGGTGTGCACTTCGTCGGCGGTGTCGTCGGCACCCTGCTGATCGGCCTGTTCGCGACGGCCACGATGACCGGCGGCAAAGAGGGCCTGGTCTACGGGGGCGGGTTCGGACAGCTCGGCAGGCAGGCGGTCGCCGTGCTCACCGTCGCGGCGTACACGTTCCTGGTGACGTACGGGATCGGCAAGGCGATCGACCGGGCGATGGGCTTCCGGGCCTCCGCCGACGAGGAGCTGACGGGCCTCGACCAGACGGTGCACGCGGAGACCGCCTACGATCACGGCGTCCACGCCGGACACACCGCCCCGCACACCGCCCACTCCGCCCCGCCGAAGGAGCCCTCCGCATGA
- the era gene encoding GTPase Era, which produces MSVRTQSSEPSGEASHRAGFACFVGRPNAGKSTLTNALVGKKVAITADQPQTTRHTVRGIVHRPDAQLILVDTPGLHKPRTLLGQRLNDVVRTTWAEVDVIGFCLPANEKLGPGDRFIAKELASIKKTPKVAIVTKTDLVDSKQLAEQLIAIDQLGKELGFEWAEIVPVSAVGDKQVGLLADLLVPLLPEGPALYPEGDLTDEPEQVMVAELIREAALEGVRDELPHSIAVVVEEMLPREDRPADRPLLDIHAFVYIERPSQKGIIIGPKGKRLKDVGIKSRKQIEALLGTPVFLDLHVKVAKDWQRDPRQLRKLGF; this is translated from the coding sequence ATGAGCGTTCGTACCCAGTCATCCGAGCCGTCCGGGGAAGCGTCCCACCGGGCCGGCTTCGCCTGCTTCGTCGGCCGCCCCAACGCGGGCAAGTCCACCCTCACGAATGCTCTGGTCGGCAAGAAGGTCGCGATCACCGCGGACCAGCCGCAGACCACGCGGCACACGGTGCGCGGCATCGTGCACCGGCCCGACGCGCAGCTGATCCTGGTCGACACCCCGGGCCTGCACAAGCCGCGCACGCTGCTGGGCCAGCGGCTCAACGACGTCGTGCGCACGACGTGGGCCGAGGTCGACGTCATCGGCTTCTGCCTGCCCGCGAACGAGAAGCTCGGCCCCGGCGACCGCTTCATCGCCAAGGAGCTCGCCTCCATCAAGAAGACGCCGAAGGTCGCGATCGTCACCAAGACCGACCTCGTCGACAGCAAGCAGCTCGCCGAGCAGCTCATCGCCATCGACCAGCTCGGCAAGGAGCTCGGCTTCGAGTGGGCGGAGATCGTGCCCGTCTCGGCCGTCGGCGACAAGCAGGTCGGCCTGCTCGCCGACCTCCTCGTCCCGCTGCTGCCGGAGGGTCCCGCGCTCTACCCGGAGGGCGACCTCACGGACGAGCCCGAGCAGGTCATGGTGGCGGAGCTGATCCGCGAGGCCGCGCTGGAGGGCGTGCGCGACGAGCTGCCGCACTCCATCGCCGTCGTCGTCGAGGAGATGCTGCCGCGCGAGGACCGCCCGGCGGACCGGCCGCTCCTCGACATCCACGCCTTCGTCTACATCGAGCGCCCCAGCCAGAAGGGCATCATCATCGGCCCGAAGGGCAAGCGCCTCAAGGACGTGGGCATCAAGTCCCGCAAGCAGATCGAGGCACTCCTCGGCACCCCCGTCTTCCTGGACCTGCACGTGAAGGTCGCGAAGGACTGGCAGCGGGACCCGAGGCAGCTGCGCAAGCTGGGGTTCTGA
- a CDS encoding P-II family nitrogen regulator encodes MKLVTAIVKPFRLDEVKTALQELGVQGLTVTEASGYGRQRGHTEVYRGAEYRIDLVPKVRIEVVVEDADLDPVIDAIVGAAQTGKIGDGKVWAVPVETVVRVRTGERGPDAL; translated from the coding sequence ATGAAGCTCGTGACCGCGATCGTCAAGCCGTTCCGCCTGGACGAGGTCAAGACCGCCCTCCAGGAGCTCGGCGTGCAGGGTCTGACCGTCACGGAGGCCAGCGGGTACGGGCGCCAGCGCGGCCACACCGAGGTCTATCGAGGGGCCGAGTACCGGATCGACCTCGTCCCCAAGGTCCGGATCGAGGTCGTCGTCGAGGACGCGGACCTCGACCCGGTCATCGACGCGATCGTCGGCGCGGCGCAGACCGGGAAGATCGGTGACGGCAAGGTGTGGGCGGTCCCGGTGGAGACCGTCGTCCGCGTACGGACGGGCGAGCGGGGGCCGGACGCGTTGTAG
- a CDS encoding hemolysin family protein translates to MSPSLVAGAVALVVVAWLAACAEAGIARTSSFRAEEAVRSGRRGSDRLAQVAADPTRYLNVALLVRVACEMAAASLVTYACLQEFDATWEALAVAIGVMVLVSYVAVGVSPRTIGRQHPLNTATAAAYVLLPLARVMGPIPPLLILIGNALTPGKGFRRGPFASEAELRAMVDLAEKESLIEDEERRMVHSVFELGDTLVREVMVPRTDLVAIERYKTIRQALTLALRSGFSRIPVTGESEDDVVGIVYLKDLARKTHISRDAESELVSTAMRPATFVPDTKNAGDLLREMQQLRNHVAVVIDEYGGTAGIVTIEDILEEIVGEITDEYDRELPPVQDLGDERFRVTARLDIGDLGELYGIEEYDDEDVETVGGLLAKALGRVPIAEASSVVELPDGRALRLTAEAAAGRRNKIVTVLVEPVGEEGE, encoded by the coding sequence ATGAGTCCTTCGCTCGTCGCGGGCGCCGTCGCCCTCGTCGTGGTCGCCTGGCTGGCGGCCTGCGCCGAGGCCGGCATCGCCCGCACCTCCAGCTTCCGCGCCGAGGAGGCCGTCCGGTCCGGGCGGCGCGGCAGCGACCGGCTCGCCCAGGTGGCCGCCGACCCGACCCGCTATCTGAACGTGGCCCTGCTGGTCAGGGTCGCCTGCGAGATGGCCGCCGCCTCGCTGGTCACGTACGCCTGTCTCCAGGAGTTCGACGCGACCTGGGAGGCGCTGGCCGTCGCCATCGGCGTGATGGTGCTCGTCTCGTACGTGGCCGTCGGCGTCTCGCCCCGCACCATCGGGCGCCAGCACCCGCTGAACACGGCCACGGCCGCCGCGTACGTGCTGCTGCCGCTGGCCCGCGTCATGGGCCCCATCCCGCCGCTGCTCATCCTCATCGGCAACGCACTGACCCCCGGAAAGGGGTTCCGGCGCGGGCCCTTCGCCTCCGAGGCCGAGCTGCGCGCCATGGTCGACCTCGCCGAGAAGGAGTCCCTCATCGAGGACGAGGAGCGCCGCATGGTGCACTCCGTCTTCGAGTTGGGGGACACCCTGGTCCGCGAAGTCATGGTCCCCCGCACCGACTTGGTCGCCATCGAGCGGTACAAGACGATCCGGCAGGCGCTCACGCTGGCGCTGCGGTCCGGGTTCTCCCGCATCCCGGTCACCGGCGAGAGCGAGGACGACGTCGTCGGCATCGTGTATCTCAAGGACCTGGCCCGCAAGACGCACATCAGCCGGGACGCCGAGAGCGAGCTCGTCTCGACCGCGATGCGGCCCGCCACGTTCGTGCCCGACACGAAGAACGCGGGCGACCTCCTGCGCGAGATGCAGCAGCTGCGCAACCACGTCGCCGTCGTGATCGACGAGTACGGCGGCACCGCGGGCATCGTCACCATCGAGGACATCCTCGAGGAGATCGTCGGCGAGATCACCGACGAGTACGACCGTGAACTGCCGCCCGTGCAGGACCTCGGCGACGAGCGCTTCCGCGTGACGGCCCGCCTCGACATCGGCGACCTCGGCGAGCTGTACGGCATCGAGGAGTACGACGACGAGGACGTGGAGACCGTCGGCGGGCTCCTCGCCAAGGCGCTCGGCCGCGTGCCGATCGCGGAGGCCTCCTCCGTCGTCGAACTGCCCGACGGACGAGCGCTGCGGCTCACCGCGGAGGCCGCCGCGGGCCGGCGCAACAAGATCGTGACCGTGCTCGTGGAGCCGGTGGGCGAAGAGGGGGAGTGA
- a CDS encoding PhoH family protein, with amino-acid sequence MTQTPTAQARAHFTVPANHPMVTVLGSGDALLRVIEKAFPAADIHVRGNEISAAGDATEVALIQRVFDEMMLVLRTGQPMTEDAVERSIAMLKASENGEGDGQETPAEVLTQNILSSRGRTIRPKTLNQKRYVDAIDKHTVVFGIGPAGTGKTYLAMAKAVQALQSKQVNRIILTRPAVEAGERLGFLPGTLYEKIDPYLRPLYDALHDMLDPDSIPRLMAAGTIEVAPLAYMRGRTLNDAFIILDEAQNTSAEQMKMFLTRLGFDSKIVVTGDVTQVDLPSGTKSGLRQVQDILEGLDDVHFSRLTSEDVVRHKLVGRIVDAYEKYDSQHGTENGSHQGRGRGK; translated from the coding sequence ATGACTCAGACACCCACCGCTCAGGCGCGAGCGCATTTCACGGTCCCGGCGAACCATCCCATGGTGACCGTCCTCGGATCGGGCGACGCGCTCCTTCGCGTGATCGAGAAGGCCTTCCCGGCGGCCGACATCCATGTCCGGGGCAATGAGATCAGCGCTGCGGGCGACGCGACGGAAGTCGCCCTCATCCAGCGCGTGTTCGACGAGATGATGCTGGTGCTCCGCACCGGACAGCCGATGACGGAGGACGCAGTGGAACGCTCGATCGCCATGCTCAAGGCGAGCGAGAACGGGGAGGGTGACGGCCAGGAGACCCCGGCCGAGGTTCTCACTCAGAACATTCTCTCGTCGCGGGGCCGGACCATCCGTCCGAAGACCCTCAACCAGAAGCGCTACGTCGACGCCATCGACAAGCACACCGTCGTCTTCGGGATCGGCCCCGCCGGTACGGGCAAGACCTATCTCGCGATGGCCAAGGCCGTGCAGGCCCTGCAGTCCAAGCAGGTCAACCGCATCATCCTGACCCGGCCCGCCGTGGAGGCGGGGGAGCGGCTCGGATTCCTGCCGGGCACGCTCTACGAGAAGATCGACCCCTATCTGCGCCCCCTGTACGACGCGCTGCACGACATGCTCGACCCGGACTCCATCCCCCGCCTGATGGCCGCGGGCACGATCGAGGTGGCGCCGCTGGCCTACATGCGAGGCCGCACGCTGAACGACGCCTTCATCATCCTGGACGAGGCGCAGAACACGAGCGCCGAGCAGATGAAGATGTTCCTCACCCGGCTCGGCTTCGACTCGAAGATCGTGGTCACGGGTGACGTGACGCAGGTCGACCTGCCGAGCGGCACGAAGAGCGGCCTGCGGCAGGTCCAGGACATCCTGGAGGGCCTCGACGACGTCCACTTCTCGCGGCTCACGTCCGAGGATGTCGTCCGGCACAAGCTCGTCGGCCGTATCGTCGACGCGTACGAGAAGTACGACAGCCAGCACGGCACCGAGAACGGCTCGCACCAGGGCCGCGGCAGAGGGAAGTAG
- a CDS encoding MmcQ/YjbR family DNA-binding protein: protein MTPQELRALCLSFNAAVEEFPFNPDTSVFKVLGKLFALTNLDARPLTVNLKCDPEDAVRLRAEHDAIVPGWHMNKRHWNTVTVGELPDRMVRELVEDSYDLVVAGLPRAERLKLDRG from the coding sequence GTGACGCCGCAGGAGCTGCGCGCCTTGTGTCTGTCGTTCAACGCGGCCGTCGAGGAGTTCCCCTTCAACCCCGACACGTCCGTCTTCAAGGTCCTGGGCAAGCTCTTCGCCCTGACGAACCTGGACGCGCGGCCCCTCACCGTCAACCTCAAGTGCGACCCCGAGGACGCGGTGCGCCTGCGCGCCGAGCACGACGCGATCGTGCCCGGCTGGCACATGAACAAGCGGCACTGGAACACGGTGACCGTCGGCGAACTCCCGGACAGGATGGTCCGGGAGCTCGTGGAGGACTCGTACGACCTCGTGGTGGCCGGCCTGCCGAGGGCCGAGCGCCTCAAGCTCGACCGTGGCTGA
- the ybeY gene encoding rRNA maturation RNase YbeY: MSIDVNNESGTEVDEQAILDIARYALARMRIHPLSELSVIVVDADAMEQLHVQWMDLPGPTDVMSFPMDELRPPSKDDEEPPQGLLGDIVLCPEVAKKQGEDAPTQHSMDEELQLLTVHGVLHLLGYDHEEPDEKAEMFGLQAAIVDGWRGDKGLTGPSPAPTVS, translated from the coding sequence ATGTCGATCGACGTCAACAACGAGTCCGGAACCGAGGTCGACGAGCAGGCGATCCTCGACATCGCCCGCTACGCGCTCGCGCGGATGCGCATCCACCCGCTCTCCGAGCTCTCGGTGATCGTCGTGGACGCCGACGCCATGGAGCAGTTGCACGTGCAGTGGATGGACCTGCCGGGGCCCACGGATGTCATGTCGTTCCCGATGGACGAGCTGCGGCCGCCGTCGAAGGACGACGAGGAGCCCCCGCAGGGCCTGCTCGGCGACATCGTGCTGTGCCCGGAGGTCGCGAAGAAGCAGGGCGAGGACGCGCCCACGCAGCACTCCATGGACGAGGAGCTCCAGCTGCTCACCGTGCACGGGGTGCTGCACCTGCTCGGCTACGACCACGAGGAGCCCGACGAGAAGGCCGAGATGTTCGGGCTCCAGGCGGCCATCGTGGACGGGTGGCGTGGCGACAAGGGCCTGACCGGTCCGTCCCCCGCGCCCACCGTCTCATGA
- a CDS encoding helix-turn-helix transcriptional regulator — protein sequence MNRAELADFLRRSRARLAPPDVGLSAGPRRRTPGLRREEVAQLAGMSTDYYTRLEQRRGSHPSRQMLTALARALRLDDAERDHLFHLAGEEPPRPGRSSGHVRPGLLLILDRLHDLPASVISDWGEMLAQNTMSVALTGDHTGRNVIRDWFTNPATRPMFPPENHEAHARAHVASLRKVAAARPDDPGPAALVAELRAGSREFEELWQSHDVVVRRPSPKRFLHPVVGALDLDCEVLLSDGHDQQLVVHSARPGTEAYERLELLRVVGLQDLTPSTYES from the coding sequence GTGAACCGAGCCGAACTCGCCGACTTCCTCCGCCGCTCCCGCGCCCGCCTGGCGCCCCCCGACGTGGGCCTGTCCGCGGGCCCGCGGCGCCGCACGCCGGGGCTGCGCCGCGAGGAGGTGGCGCAGCTCGCCGGGATGTCCACGGACTACTACACGCGCCTGGAGCAGCGCCGCGGCTCCCATCCGTCGCGGCAGATGCTGACGGCGCTGGCCCGTGCGCTGCGGCTCGACGACGCCGAGCGCGACCACCTGTTCCATCTGGCGGGCGAGGAGCCGCCCCGTCCTGGCCGTTCGTCCGGGCATGTGCGGCCGGGCCTGCTTCTGATCCTGGACCGGCTGCACGACCTGCCGGCGTCGGTGATCAGCGACTGGGGCGAGATGCTCGCCCAGAACACGATGTCGGTGGCCCTGACCGGCGACCACACCGGCAGGAACGTGATCCGCGACTGGTTCACGAACCCGGCGACCCGGCCCATGTTCCCGCCCGAGAACCACGAGGCGCACGCCCGTGCCCACGTGGCGAGCCTGCGGAAGGTCGCCGCGGCCCGCCCCGACGACCCGGGGCCGGCCGCCCTCGTGGCCGAACTGCGCGCCGGGTCGAGGGAGTTCGAGGAACTGTGGCAGTCGCACGACGTCGTGGTGCGCCGCCCCTCACCGAAGCGCTTCCTGCACCCCGTGGTCGGCGCCCTCGACCTCGACTGCGAGGTACTGCTCAGCGACGGCCACGACCAGCAGCTCGTCGTGCACTCGGCACGACCGGGCACGGAGGCGTACGAACGCCTGGAGCTGCTGAGGGTCGTGGGCCTCCAGGACCTGACCCCGAGCACGTACGAGAGCTAG